A portion of the Ascaphus truei isolate aAscTru1 chromosome 14, aAscTru1.hap1, whole genome shotgun sequence genome contains these proteins:
- the SAP130 gene encoding histone deacetylase complex subunit SAP130 isoform X1, which yields MSSQQFSRQGAPISHQQISSSGAVLGQNTQGLGGDESAREIEMLPRDPLGVLPTRDEKQEPVVVRPYPQVQMLTPHHTVQPATPLTMSAHLASALPLSFPEGILKKFNIDVFPQPSLKPSIPSRPIAPAPPSALSAVPKVSGPVTVTMESGLPQASAIPVATISGQQGHPSSLHHIMATNVQMSIIRSSAPRPPMHIGASHLPRGAAAAAVMSSSKVTTVLRPASAQLTSAAAAQSAAQHIIHPPIQSRPPVTTAASGSPAVVATVSATRAQSPVITTTAGHAGEPGLRSTLSIQQHPPPATISIQRPGQHRDTATRITLPSHPALGAQKQQLHAMAQKTLFGTGNPVAAATVAPILASNALPSVTTSGSAPHTQVPTSTIVTMTMPTHSSHATAVTASSIPVAKVVPQQITHTSPRMQSEYGAERGNLIPMPGHRASPNPMTMEARSDNRQSVPVQLQYFLPTYPQSAYPLTHSYTPITSSVSTIRQYPVSAQAPNSAITAQSVASAVHLNPMQLINVDASHARHIQGIQPTPVSAQGIQPSPYSTQGIQGTPINTQGIQPSPIGTQGIHPSASIATQVVQTSSVGSQQAQSEGKTSVVLAEGTTIVANPLSSTFSSAPAGTTVVQSHCQSPGIGSNPAQGSSPRPSILRKKPATDGLSVRKSLIPPHPGDAVSPRQDSSLRSTSASPRPSGAKPKAELHVSVASAMTGDPSTGGEQPSAAASLPSSHHPAAAVPSPPSHPVPGPLPNHLHVPPAAIPALSAPPPLLSSKPSGAAIPEMKVKEEAEPMDIVRPVSAVPPLGPSCISSPLALLANNISIPIGELLPGASPRKKPRKQQHVISTEEGDMMETNSTDEERCHAIKPLSSRPEKRKSPPKEYIDEEGVRYVPVRPRPPITLLRQYRNPWKAAYHHFQRYTDVRVKEEKKLTLQEIANQKGITCRAQGWKTHLCAAQLLQLTNLEQDVCDRLTVLQEGLIPKKKAAADDDLHRISELIQGNMQRCKLVMDQITESRECMLKVLDHKERVLKLLNKSGASRRVSKVKHGQTKKDKV from the exons ATGAGCTCTCAGCAGTTTTCCCGCCAAGGGGCCCCCATTTCCCATCAACAAATTTCGAGCAGTGGAGCAGTTTTGGGGCAGAATACCCAAGGATTAG GAGGTGATGAGTCAGCCCGGGAAATAGAGATGCTTCCCCGAGACCCACTTGGTGTCCTCCCCACCCGTGACGAGAAGCAGGAACCAGTGGTGGTCAGACCGTACCCTCAGGTCCAGATGTTGACCCCACACCACACAGTGCAGCCAGCCACCCCCCTCACCATGTCTGCTCATCTCGCCTCCGCCCTTCCCTTGTCCTTCCCAGAGGGCATCCTAAAG AAGTTCAATATTGATGTCTTCCCACAGCCGTCTCTGAAGCCCAGCATTCCCAGCCGCCCTATTGCCCCAGCACCTCCCTCTGCCCTGTCTGCTGTACCAAAGGTCTCCGGGCCTGTTACAGTAACCATGGAGAGCGGCCTCCCCCAGGCCTCTGCTATCCCTGTGGCCACCATCAGTGGGCAGCAG GGTCACCCTAGCAGTCTCCATCATATCATGGCCACCAATGTCCAGATGTCCATCATCCGCAGCAGCGCCCCGCGACCTCCCATGCACATCGGAGCTTCTCACCTCCCCAGAG GAGCTGCTGCAGCGGCAGTCATGTCCAGCTCCAAAGTGACTACTGTCCTAAGACCGGCCTCGGCACAGCTGACCAGTGCAGCCGCTGCCCAGTCAGCTGCTCAGCATATCATCCACCCTCCTATCCAG tctCGTCCGCCAGTGACAACAGCTGCGTCGGGGTCTCCTGCTGTGGTAGCCACAGTGTCGGCTACCAGAGCGCAGTCCCCAGTCATCACTACCACTGCAGGCCACGCCGGCGAGCCAGGACTCAG ATCGACTCTGTCCATCCAGCAGCATCCGCCTCCTGCAACAATCAGCATCCAGAGACCGGGGCAGCATCGAGATACAGCCACACGGATCACCCTTCCTTCACATCCCGCCCTGGGAGCTCAGAAGCAGCAGCTGCATGCAATGGCACAG AAAACGCTCTTCGGCACCGGTAACCCAGTAGCGGCAGCGACCGTGGCTCCGATTCTAGCATCCAACGCTCTGCCTTCAGTGACTACATCAG GTTCTGCTCCCCACACGCAAGTCCCCACCAGTACCATTGTTACCATGACGATGCCAACTCACTCATCGCATGCCACAGCCGTGACGGCCTCCAGCATTCCCGTGG CTAAGGTGGTCCCGCAGCAGATCACTCACACCTCCCCTCGGATGCAGTCCGAGTACGGAGCAGAGAGGGGTAACCTGATCCCTATGCCGGGCCACAGAGCTTCACCCAACCCCATGACCATGGAGGCCAGGAGCGACAACAG gcaGTCTGTACCAGTGCAGCTGCAGTACTTCCTCCCCACGTATCCTCAATCTGCATATCCTCTGACACACAGCTACACCCCTATAACCAGCTCTGTGTCTACCATACGGCAATACCCAG TTTCAGCTCAAGCTCCGAACTCGGCCATCACGGCCCAGTCAGTAGCTTCCGCTGTCCACCTGAACCCAATGCAGCTGATAAACGTGGACGCGTCCCACGCACGTCATATTCAAGGGATCCAGCCCACTCCGGTCAGCGCACAGGGGATCCAGCCTTCTCCGTACAGCACACAGGGCATCCAAGGAACACCAATCAACACCCAGGGGATCCAGCCGTCTCCAATCGGTACCCAGGGAATCCACCCTTCTGCGTCGATAGCCACCCAGGTTGTTCAGACCTCATCAGTCGGCTCCCAGCAAGCTCAGAGTGAAGGAAAGACTTCTG TTGTGCTAGCAGAAGGCACCACAATTGTGGCCAATCCCCTGAGCAGCACGTTCAGCTCAGCGCCTGCTGGAACCACCGTCGTGCAGAGTCACTGCCAGAGTCCTGGGATCGGCAGCAACCCCGCCCAGGGCTCTTCCCCTCGCCCCAGCATCTTGCGCAAGAAGCCTGCCACTGATGG CCTGTCTGTACGAAAAAGCTTGATTCCTCCTCACCCAGGAGACGCAGTCAGCCCACGTCAAGACAGCTCCCTGCGCAGCACttctgcttctcctcggccttctgg AGCTAAACCCAAGGCTGAGCTTCATGTCTCGGTAGCATCAGCCATGACTGGGGATCCCAGCACAGGTGGCGAACAACCGAGTGCAGCCGCGTCCCTTCCATCCTCTCACCACCCGGCAGCCGCTGTGCCCAGCCCGCCCTCTCATCCTGTGCCTGGACCCCTGCCCAACCACCTCCACGTCCCTCCTGCTGCCATCCCTGCCCTGTCTGCCCCTCCGCCTCTTCTGAGCAGCAAGCCTTCTGGAGCAGCCATCCCTGAGAtgaaggtgaaggaggaggcagAACCAATGGACATAGTACGGCCTGTTTCAG CAGTGCCTCCGCTGGGCCCCAGCTGCATCTCCTCTCCTCTGGCCTTGCTGGCCAACAACATCTCTATACCCATCGGGGAGCTGCTGCCGGGTGCCTCCCCCCGCAAGAAACCGCGCAAGCAGCAGCACGTTATATCCACAGAGGAGGGAGACATGATGGAGACCAACAGCACGGACGAGGAGAGATGTCATGCCATTAAACCTCTGTCATCGCGTCCTGAGAAGCGCAAGTCCCCGCCCAAGGAGTATATAG ATGAGGAAGGGGTGCGATATGTCCCTGTGAGACCGCGTCCCCCCATCACCCTCCTGCGTCAATATCGCAATCCCTGGAAAGCTGCATATCATCACTTCCAGCGCTACACCGACGTGCGGGTCAAAG AAGAGAAGAAGCTGACAttgcaggagattgccaatcaGAAGGGGATCACCTGCAGAGCGCAGGGTTGGAAGACTCACCTCTGCGCTGCTCAGCTGCTTCAGCTG ACTAACCTGGAGCAGGATGTGTGTGATCGGCTGACCGTGCTGCAGGAGGGGCTCATACCCAAGAAGAAAGCGGCCGCTGACGACGACTTGCACAGGATCAGTGAGCTGATTCAG GGTAACATGCAGCGCTGTAAGCTGGTCATGGATCAGATAACGGAGTCCCGGGAGTGCATGCTTAAAGTGCTGGATCACAAGGAGCGGGTCCTGAAGCTGCTCAACAAGAGCGGGGCGTCCCGCAGAGTTTCCAAGGTCAAACACGGACAAACAAAAAAGGACAAAGTGTGA
- the SAP130 gene encoding histone deacetylase complex subunit SAP130 isoform X5 → MSSQQFSRQGAPISHQQISSSGAVLGQNTQGLGGDESAREIEMLPRDPLGVLPTRDEKQEPVVVRPYPQVQMLTPHHTVQPATPLTMSAHLASALPLSFPEGILKKFNIDVFPQPSLKPSIPSRPIAPAPPSALSAVPKVSGPVTVTMESGLPQASAIPVATISGQQGHPSSLHHIMATNVQMSIIRSSAPRPPMHIGASHLPRGAAAAAVMSSSKVTTVLRPASAQLTSAAAAQSAAQHIIHPPIQSRPPVTTAASGSPAVVATVSATRAQSPVITTTAGHAGEPGLRSTLSIQQHPPPATISIQRPGQHRDTATRITLPSHPALGAQKQQLHAMAQKTLFGTGNPVAAATVAPILASNALPSVTTSGSAPHTQVPTSTIVTMTMPTHSSHATAVTASSIPVAKVVPQQITHTSPRMQSEYGAERGNLIPMPGHRASPNPMTMEARSDNRQSVPVQLQYFLPTYPQSAYPLTHSYTPITSSVSTIRQYPVSAQAPNSAITAQSVASAVHLNPMQLINVDASHARHIQGIQPTPVSAQGIQPSPYSTQGIQGTPINTQGIQPSPIVVLAEGTTIVANPLSSTFSSAPAGTTVVQSHCQSPGIGSNPAQGSSPRPSILRKKPATDGLSVRKSLIPPHPGDAVSPRQDSSLRSTSASPRPSGAKPKAELHVSVASAMTGDPSTGGEQPSAAASLPSSHHPAAAVPSPPSHPVPGPLPNHLHVPPAAIPALSAPPPLLSSKPSGAAIPEMKVKEEAEPMDIVRPVSAVPPLGPSCISSPLALLANNISIPIGELLPGASPRKKPRKQQHVISTEEGDMMETNSTDEERCHAIKPLSSRPEKRKSPPKEYIDEEGVRYVPVRPRPPITLLRQYRNPWKAAYHHFQRYTDVRVKEEKKLTLQEIANQKGITCRAQGWKTHLCAAQLLQLTNLEQDVCDRLTVLQEGLIPKKKAAADDDLHRISELIQGNMQRCKLVMDQITESRECMLKVLDHKERVLKLLNKSGASRRVSKVKHGQTKKDKV, encoded by the exons ATGAGCTCTCAGCAGTTTTCCCGCCAAGGGGCCCCCATTTCCCATCAACAAATTTCGAGCAGTGGAGCAGTTTTGGGGCAGAATACCCAAGGATTAG GAGGTGATGAGTCAGCCCGGGAAATAGAGATGCTTCCCCGAGACCCACTTGGTGTCCTCCCCACCCGTGACGAGAAGCAGGAACCAGTGGTGGTCAGACCGTACCCTCAGGTCCAGATGTTGACCCCACACCACACAGTGCAGCCAGCCACCCCCCTCACCATGTCTGCTCATCTCGCCTCCGCCCTTCCCTTGTCCTTCCCAGAGGGCATCCTAAAG AAGTTCAATATTGATGTCTTCCCACAGCCGTCTCTGAAGCCCAGCATTCCCAGCCGCCCTATTGCCCCAGCACCTCCCTCTGCCCTGTCTGCTGTACCAAAGGTCTCCGGGCCTGTTACAGTAACCATGGAGAGCGGCCTCCCCCAGGCCTCTGCTATCCCTGTGGCCACCATCAGTGGGCAGCAG GGTCACCCTAGCAGTCTCCATCATATCATGGCCACCAATGTCCAGATGTCCATCATCCGCAGCAGCGCCCCGCGACCTCCCATGCACATCGGAGCTTCTCACCTCCCCAGAG GAGCTGCTGCAGCGGCAGTCATGTCCAGCTCCAAAGTGACTACTGTCCTAAGACCGGCCTCGGCACAGCTGACCAGTGCAGCCGCTGCCCAGTCAGCTGCTCAGCATATCATCCACCCTCCTATCCAG tctCGTCCGCCAGTGACAACAGCTGCGTCGGGGTCTCCTGCTGTGGTAGCCACAGTGTCGGCTACCAGAGCGCAGTCCCCAGTCATCACTACCACTGCAGGCCACGCCGGCGAGCCAGGACTCAG ATCGACTCTGTCCATCCAGCAGCATCCGCCTCCTGCAACAATCAGCATCCAGAGACCGGGGCAGCATCGAGATACAGCCACACGGATCACCCTTCCTTCACATCCCGCCCTGGGAGCTCAGAAGCAGCAGCTGCATGCAATGGCACAG AAAACGCTCTTCGGCACCGGTAACCCAGTAGCGGCAGCGACCGTGGCTCCGATTCTAGCATCCAACGCTCTGCCTTCAGTGACTACATCAG GTTCTGCTCCCCACACGCAAGTCCCCACCAGTACCATTGTTACCATGACGATGCCAACTCACTCATCGCATGCCACAGCCGTGACGGCCTCCAGCATTCCCGTGG CTAAGGTGGTCCCGCAGCAGATCACTCACACCTCCCCTCGGATGCAGTCCGAGTACGGAGCAGAGAGGGGTAACCTGATCCCTATGCCGGGCCACAGAGCTTCACCCAACCCCATGACCATGGAGGCCAGGAGCGACAACAG gcaGTCTGTACCAGTGCAGCTGCAGTACTTCCTCCCCACGTATCCTCAATCTGCATATCCTCTGACACACAGCTACACCCCTATAACCAGCTCTGTGTCTACCATACGGCAATACCCAG TTTCAGCTCAAGCTCCGAACTCGGCCATCACGGCCCAGTCAGTAGCTTCCGCTGTCCACCTGAACCCAATGCAGCTGATAAACGTGGACGCGTCCCACGCACGTCATATTCAAGGGATCCAGCCCACTCCGGTCAGCGCACAGGGGATCCAGCCTTCTCCGTACAGCACACAGGGCATCCAAGGAACACCAATCAACACCCAGGGGATCCAGCCGTCTCCAATCG TTGTGCTAGCAGAAGGCACCACAATTGTGGCCAATCCCCTGAGCAGCACGTTCAGCTCAGCGCCTGCTGGAACCACCGTCGTGCAGAGTCACTGCCAGAGTCCTGGGATCGGCAGCAACCCCGCCCAGGGCTCTTCCCCTCGCCCCAGCATCTTGCGCAAGAAGCCTGCCACTGATGG CCTGTCTGTACGAAAAAGCTTGATTCCTCCTCACCCAGGAGACGCAGTCAGCCCACGTCAAGACAGCTCCCTGCGCAGCACttctgcttctcctcggccttctgg AGCTAAACCCAAGGCTGAGCTTCATGTCTCGGTAGCATCAGCCATGACTGGGGATCCCAGCACAGGTGGCGAACAACCGAGTGCAGCCGCGTCCCTTCCATCCTCTCACCACCCGGCAGCCGCTGTGCCCAGCCCGCCCTCTCATCCTGTGCCTGGACCCCTGCCCAACCACCTCCACGTCCCTCCTGCTGCCATCCCTGCCCTGTCTGCCCCTCCGCCTCTTCTGAGCAGCAAGCCTTCTGGAGCAGCCATCCCTGAGAtgaaggtgaaggaggaggcagAACCAATGGACATAGTACGGCCTGTTTCAG CAGTGCCTCCGCTGGGCCCCAGCTGCATCTCCTCTCCTCTGGCCTTGCTGGCCAACAACATCTCTATACCCATCGGGGAGCTGCTGCCGGGTGCCTCCCCCCGCAAGAAACCGCGCAAGCAGCAGCACGTTATATCCACAGAGGAGGGAGACATGATGGAGACCAACAGCACGGACGAGGAGAGATGTCATGCCATTAAACCTCTGTCATCGCGTCCTGAGAAGCGCAAGTCCCCGCCCAAGGAGTATATAG ATGAGGAAGGGGTGCGATATGTCCCTGTGAGACCGCGTCCCCCCATCACCCTCCTGCGTCAATATCGCAATCCCTGGAAAGCTGCATATCATCACTTCCAGCGCTACACCGACGTGCGGGTCAAAG AAGAGAAGAAGCTGACAttgcaggagattgccaatcaGAAGGGGATCACCTGCAGAGCGCAGGGTTGGAAGACTCACCTCTGCGCTGCTCAGCTGCTTCAGCTG ACTAACCTGGAGCAGGATGTGTGTGATCGGCTGACCGTGCTGCAGGAGGGGCTCATACCCAAGAAGAAAGCGGCCGCTGACGACGACTTGCACAGGATCAGTGAGCTGATTCAG GGTAACATGCAGCGCTGTAAGCTGGTCATGGATCAGATAACGGAGTCCCGGGAGTGCATGCTTAAAGTGCTGGATCACAAGGAGCGGGTCCTGAAGCTGCTCAACAAGAGCGGGGCGTCCCGCAGAGTTTCCAAGGTCAAACACGGACAAACAAAAAAGGACAAAGTGTGA
- the SAP130 gene encoding histone deacetylase complex subunit SAP130 isoform X2, whose product MSSQQFSRQGAPISHQQISSSGAVLGQNTQGLGGDESAREIEMLPRDPLGVLPTRDEKQEPVVVRPYPQVQMLTPHHTVQPATPLTMSAHLASALPLSFPEGILKKFNIDVFPQPSLKPSIPSRPIAPAPPSALSAVPKVSGPVTVTMESGLPQASAIPVATISGQQGHPSSLHHIMATNVQMSIIRSSAPRPPMHIGASHLPRGAAAAAVMSSSKVTTVLRPASAQLTSAAAAQSAAQHIIHPPIQSRPPVTTAASGSPAVVATVSATRAQSPVITTTAGHAGEPGLRSTLSIQQHPPPATISIQRPGQHRDTATRITLPSHPALGAQKQQLHAMAQKTLFGTGNPVAAATVAPILASNALPSVTTSGSAPHTQVPTSTIVTMTMPTHSSHATAVTASSIPVAKVVPQQITHTSPRMQSEYGAERGNLIPMPGHRASPNPMTMEARSDNRQSVPVQLQYFLPTYPQSAYPLTHSYTPITSSVSTIRQYPVSAQAPNSAITAQSVASAVHLNPMQLINVDASHARHIQGIQPTPVSAQGIQPSPYSTQGIQGTPINTQGIQPSPIGTQGIHPSASIATQVVQTSSVGSQQAQSEGKTSVVLAEGTTIVANPLSSTFSSAPAGTTVVQSHCQSPGIGSNPAQGSSPRPSILRKKPATDGLSVRKSLIPPHPGDAVSPRQDSSLRSTSASPRPSGAKPKAELHVSVASAMTGDPSTGGEQPSAAASLPSSHHPAAAVPSPPSHPVPGPLPNHLHVPPAAIPALSAPPPLLSSKPSGAAIPEMKVKEEAEPMDIVRPVSVPPLGPSCISSPLALLANNISIPIGELLPGASPRKKPRKQQHVISTEEGDMMETNSTDEERCHAIKPLSSRPEKRKSPPKEYIDEEGVRYVPVRPRPPITLLRQYRNPWKAAYHHFQRYTDVRVKEEKKLTLQEIANQKGITCRAQGWKTHLCAAQLLQLTNLEQDVCDRLTVLQEGLIPKKKAAADDDLHRISELIQGNMQRCKLVMDQITESRECMLKVLDHKERVLKLLNKSGASRRVSKVKHGQTKKDKV is encoded by the exons ATGAGCTCTCAGCAGTTTTCCCGCCAAGGGGCCCCCATTTCCCATCAACAAATTTCGAGCAGTGGAGCAGTTTTGGGGCAGAATACCCAAGGATTAG GAGGTGATGAGTCAGCCCGGGAAATAGAGATGCTTCCCCGAGACCCACTTGGTGTCCTCCCCACCCGTGACGAGAAGCAGGAACCAGTGGTGGTCAGACCGTACCCTCAGGTCCAGATGTTGACCCCACACCACACAGTGCAGCCAGCCACCCCCCTCACCATGTCTGCTCATCTCGCCTCCGCCCTTCCCTTGTCCTTCCCAGAGGGCATCCTAAAG AAGTTCAATATTGATGTCTTCCCACAGCCGTCTCTGAAGCCCAGCATTCCCAGCCGCCCTATTGCCCCAGCACCTCCCTCTGCCCTGTCTGCTGTACCAAAGGTCTCCGGGCCTGTTACAGTAACCATGGAGAGCGGCCTCCCCCAGGCCTCTGCTATCCCTGTGGCCACCATCAGTGGGCAGCAG GGTCACCCTAGCAGTCTCCATCATATCATGGCCACCAATGTCCAGATGTCCATCATCCGCAGCAGCGCCCCGCGACCTCCCATGCACATCGGAGCTTCTCACCTCCCCAGAG GAGCTGCTGCAGCGGCAGTCATGTCCAGCTCCAAAGTGACTACTGTCCTAAGACCGGCCTCGGCACAGCTGACCAGTGCAGCCGCTGCCCAGTCAGCTGCTCAGCATATCATCCACCCTCCTATCCAG tctCGTCCGCCAGTGACAACAGCTGCGTCGGGGTCTCCTGCTGTGGTAGCCACAGTGTCGGCTACCAGAGCGCAGTCCCCAGTCATCACTACCACTGCAGGCCACGCCGGCGAGCCAGGACTCAG ATCGACTCTGTCCATCCAGCAGCATCCGCCTCCTGCAACAATCAGCATCCAGAGACCGGGGCAGCATCGAGATACAGCCACACGGATCACCCTTCCTTCACATCCCGCCCTGGGAGCTCAGAAGCAGCAGCTGCATGCAATGGCACAG AAAACGCTCTTCGGCACCGGTAACCCAGTAGCGGCAGCGACCGTGGCTCCGATTCTAGCATCCAACGCTCTGCCTTCAGTGACTACATCAG GTTCTGCTCCCCACACGCAAGTCCCCACCAGTACCATTGTTACCATGACGATGCCAACTCACTCATCGCATGCCACAGCCGTGACGGCCTCCAGCATTCCCGTGG CTAAGGTGGTCCCGCAGCAGATCACTCACACCTCCCCTCGGATGCAGTCCGAGTACGGAGCAGAGAGGGGTAACCTGATCCCTATGCCGGGCCACAGAGCTTCACCCAACCCCATGACCATGGAGGCCAGGAGCGACAACAG gcaGTCTGTACCAGTGCAGCTGCAGTACTTCCTCCCCACGTATCCTCAATCTGCATATCCTCTGACACACAGCTACACCCCTATAACCAGCTCTGTGTCTACCATACGGCAATACCCAG TTTCAGCTCAAGCTCCGAACTCGGCCATCACGGCCCAGTCAGTAGCTTCCGCTGTCCACCTGAACCCAATGCAGCTGATAAACGTGGACGCGTCCCACGCACGTCATATTCAAGGGATCCAGCCCACTCCGGTCAGCGCACAGGGGATCCAGCCTTCTCCGTACAGCACACAGGGCATCCAAGGAACACCAATCAACACCCAGGGGATCCAGCCGTCTCCAATCGGTACCCAGGGAATCCACCCTTCTGCGTCGATAGCCACCCAGGTTGTTCAGACCTCATCAGTCGGCTCCCAGCAAGCTCAGAGTGAAGGAAAGACTTCTG TTGTGCTAGCAGAAGGCACCACAATTGTGGCCAATCCCCTGAGCAGCACGTTCAGCTCAGCGCCTGCTGGAACCACCGTCGTGCAGAGTCACTGCCAGAGTCCTGGGATCGGCAGCAACCCCGCCCAGGGCTCTTCCCCTCGCCCCAGCATCTTGCGCAAGAAGCCTGCCACTGATGG CCTGTCTGTACGAAAAAGCTTGATTCCTCCTCACCCAGGAGACGCAGTCAGCCCACGTCAAGACAGCTCCCTGCGCAGCACttctgcttctcctcggccttctgg AGCTAAACCCAAGGCTGAGCTTCATGTCTCGGTAGCATCAGCCATGACTGGGGATCCCAGCACAGGTGGCGAACAACCGAGTGCAGCCGCGTCCCTTCCATCCTCTCACCACCCGGCAGCCGCTGTGCCCAGCCCGCCCTCTCATCCTGTGCCTGGACCCCTGCCCAACCACCTCCACGTCCCTCCTGCTGCCATCCCTGCCCTGTCTGCCCCTCCGCCTCTTCTGAGCAGCAAGCCTTCTGGAGCAGCCATCCCTGAGAtgaaggtgaaggaggaggcagAACCAATGGACATAGTACGGCCTGTTTCAG TGCCTCCGCTGGGCCCCAGCTGCATCTCCTCTCCTCTGGCCTTGCTGGCCAACAACATCTCTATACCCATCGGGGAGCTGCTGCCGGGTGCCTCCCCCCGCAAGAAACCGCGCAAGCAGCAGCACGTTATATCCACAGAGGAGGGAGACATGATGGAGACCAACAGCACGGACGAGGAGAGATGTCATGCCATTAAACCTCTGTCATCGCGTCCTGAGAAGCGCAAGTCCCCGCCCAAGGAGTATATAG ATGAGGAAGGGGTGCGATATGTCCCTGTGAGACCGCGTCCCCCCATCACCCTCCTGCGTCAATATCGCAATCCCTGGAAAGCTGCATATCATCACTTCCAGCGCTACACCGACGTGCGGGTCAAAG AAGAGAAGAAGCTGACAttgcaggagattgccaatcaGAAGGGGATCACCTGCAGAGCGCAGGGTTGGAAGACTCACCTCTGCGCTGCTCAGCTGCTTCAGCTG ACTAACCTGGAGCAGGATGTGTGTGATCGGCTGACCGTGCTGCAGGAGGGGCTCATACCCAAGAAGAAAGCGGCCGCTGACGACGACTTGCACAGGATCAGTGAGCTGATTCAG GGTAACATGCAGCGCTGTAAGCTGGTCATGGATCAGATAACGGAGTCCCGGGAGTGCATGCTTAAAGTGCTGGATCACAAGGAGCGGGTCCTGAAGCTGCTCAACAAGAGCGGGGCGTCCCGCAGAGTTTCCAAGGTCAAACACGGACAAACAAAAAAGGACAAAGTGTGA